Proteins from one Podospora pseudoanserina strain CBS 124.78 chromosome 1, whole genome shotgun sequence genomic window:
- a CDS encoding hypothetical protein (antiSMASH:Cluster_3; COG:S; EggNog:ENOG503P8X3), with amino-acid sequence MQLSHLLLLAGALTATAHPSGHAHLHRSIHEKREGGITFLKAVHKPLPEPTETAPEPAPEPPKASIAAVEPSPSPKPKPEPAPAPAPAKEESEDSNDSDSEDGYKPFCGSSKRKAKRVTWEQIHYTGNTGTANGCPWNSNLQVVSTKASKQYKYVQNYKNVGKVPYEVICFNKIGADGGVTGSFKVEGQNQLVFKLQPGETKSVVADSNTQGVCAFAPNSVPTTSHGQYAGNWAEFDFENTSNKGWSGADCSSLVAQAYNMDFPGCRMSQGGVDSSIYPDGTAENAYIRGMEAEDGIGLNIEPGPTVIEVLCGLEKGM; translated from the coding sequence ATGCAACTCTCCCACCTTCTGCTCCTCGCCGGTGCGCTCACCGCCACTGCCCACCCTTCCGGTCAtgcccacctccaccgcagcATCCATGAGAAGCGCGAAGGCGGTATCACCTTCCTCAAGGCCGTTCACAAGCCCCTCCCTGAGCCAACTGAGACGGCCCCTGAACCCGCTCCCGAGCCTCCCAAGGCATCCATCGCAGCTGTAGAGCCCTCTCCTtcgcccaagcccaagcccgagcccgctcctgctcccgcCCCTGCTaaggaggagagcgaggacAGCAACGACTCTGACTCGGAAGATGGTTACAAACCCTTCTGCGGCTCCAGCAAGAGGAAGGCCAAGCGTGTCACCTGGGAGCAGATTCATTACACCGGTAACACCGGCACTGCTAACGGCTGCCCATGGAACTCCAACCTCCAGGTCGTTTCCACCAAGGCCTCCAAGCAATACAAGTACGTTCAGAACTACAAGAACGTCGGCAAGGTCCCCTATGAGGTCATTTGCTTCAACAAGATCGGTGCCGATGGCGGTGTGACTGGCTCCTTCAAGGTCGAGGGTCAGAATCAGCTCGTTTTCAAGCTCCAACCCGGCGAGACCAAGTCTGTTGTTGCCGATTCCAACACACAGGGTGTTTGCGCCTTCGCGCCAAACTCtgtccccaccaccagccacgGCCAATACGCCGGCAACTGGGCCGAGTTCGACTTCGAGAACACTAGTAACAAGGGGTGGTCCGGCGCCGACTGCTCTTCCCTCGTTGCCCAGGCTTACAACATGGACTTCCCCGGCTGCCGCATGTCCCAGGGCGGTGTTGATTCATCCATCTACCCCGACGGAACTGCCGAGAACGCCTACATTCGCGGGATGGAGGCTGAGGATGGCATTGGCCTCAACATCGAGCCCGGCCCGACCGTCATCGAGGTCCTCTGCGGTCTCGAGAAGGGCATGTAA
- the SKI6 gene encoding Exosome non-catalytic core component (BUSCO:EOG0926407T; antiSMASH:Cluster_3; EggNog:ENOG503NW91; COG:J): MPLDTSTYGLALLRVDGRRWNELRRIHGQIRTQAAADGSSYLEMGHTKVMCVVTGPSEPGPRRGGAPGGASGGGGSGGQSKDAEVVVNIVIAGFSSVDRKRRGRGDKRTLEMQFTLSNTLAATLHTHLFPHSQINISLHVLSQDGSLLAALINAATLACVDAGIPMTDYVTACTAGSTSTYAANDEGADPLLDLNHQEEQELPGLTVATLGESDKVVALVCESRVQISRLEGMLAVGVDGCKQVREILDQVIKAQGRKMILEGTVDKGTGLNDMDLD, from the exons ATGCCGCTCGACACATCAACCTAcggcctcgccctccttcGCGTCGACGGACGGAGGTGGAACGAGCTCCGTCGCATCCACGGCCAAATCCGCACCCAAGCCGCAGCCGATGGTTCCTCCTACCTCGAAATGGGCCACACAAAAGTCATGTGCGTCGTCACCGGCCCTAGCGAGCCCGGTCCGCGCCGTGGAGGAGCACCAGGGGGGGccagcggcggcggtggatcGGGCGGGCAGTCCAAAGAcgcagaggtggtggtcaacaTCGTCATTGCTGGGTTCAGTTCGGTAGAtaggaaaagaagggggaggggtgacaA GCGCACCCTAGAAATGCAattcaccctctccaacaccctcgccgcgaccctccacacccacctcttcccccacTCCCAAATCAACATCTCCCTGCACGTCCTCTCCCAGGACGGCTCCCTCCTCGCAGCcctcatcaacgccgccacGTTGGCGTGTGTGGACGCCGGTATCCCCATGACAGACTACGTGACCGCCTGCACGGCCGGTTCAACCTCAACATACGCCGCCAACGACGAGGGCGCCGACCCGTTGCTCGATCTTAACCAccaggaagagcaagaacTACCCGGGCTGACAGTAGCCACCCTTGGTGAAAGCGACAAGGTCGTGGCGTTGGTGTGCGAGAGCAGAGTGCAGATCAGCCGGTTGGAGGGCATGCTGGCTGTGGGAGTGGACGGGTGTAAGCAAGTGAGAGAGATTCTGGATCAGGTTATCAAAGCGCAGGGGCGAAAGATGATCTTGGAGGGGACGGTAGACAAGGGGACGGGACTCAATGATATGGATCTGGATTAG
- a CDS encoding hypothetical protein (EggNog:ENOG503NYC8; COG:O; antiSMASH:Cluster_3), which produces MHHPTLCAVAVALLSALPGAQAGLYSKKSPVLQVDAKSYDRLIAKSNHTSIVEFYAPWCGHCKNLQPAYEKAAKNLAGIAKVAAVDCDDDANKQFCGQMGVQGFPTLKIVKPKKGGGKPMVQDYNGQRTASGIVEAVVQAMNNHVVKVEDKTLDKFLDDEKDAPKALLFTDKGTTSSLLKSIAIDFLDVITVGQVRNTQAKAVEKFGITKYPTLILLPGGDAPAVTYDGELKKEALVTFLSQAGAPNPDPAPAKPKAAKKEKKAEKKTEKKTEKKIEKKADSSESSSTAESEPEVPTQEAPVIIEKALPIPTINSQEKLIKECLTEKSHTCVLAFVSNSESDSAKKALDSLAQLSFKYAQGKRNLFPFYEVPTSINGAAPLLKALDLTNEVEIIAINARRGWWRHFEGADFAHTTVESWIDAIRMGEGSKKKLPEGIVAISVEQPTPATPEPEADPTAADTPDATEAATSEEPTPLTPEENATRVPPESSATEATDPEPECQTGAAEQCGARPAAEHDEL; this is translated from the exons ATGCATCACCCCACACTCTGTGCCGTGGCAGTTGCCCTGCTGTCTGCGCTTCCAGGAGCTCAGGCTGGTCTCTACTCCAAGAAGTCTCCTGTCTTGCAGGTGGATGCGAAGAGCTATGACAGACTGATTGCTAAGAGCAACCATACCTCT ATTGTCGAATTCTATGCCCCATGGTGCGGCCACTGCAAGAACCTTCAGCCAGCCTACGAAAAGGCTGCCAAGAACCTGGCTGGGATCGCCAAGGTAGCCGCGGTGGACtgcgatgatgatgccaaCAAGCAATTCTGCGGTCAGATGGGCGTGCAGGGCTTCCCAACGCTCAAGATTGTCAAGCCAAAGAAGGGAGGTGGCAAGCCGATGGTGCAAGACTACAATGGCCAAAGAACAGCAAGCGGTATTGTCGAGGCTGTGGTGCAAGCCATGAACAACCACGttgtcaaggttgaggacAAGACCCTGGATAAGTTCTTGGATGACGAGAAGGACGCCCCAAAGGCTCTTCTCTTTACTGACAAGGGGACTACATCCTCCTTGCTCAAGAGCATTGCCATTGACTTCCTCGACGTGATCACAGTCGGACAGGTGCGGAATACTCAGGCCAAGGCCGTGGAGAAGTTCGGCATCACCAAGTATCCCACCCTTATCCTTCTGCCGGGCGGAGATGCCCCGGCGGTAACCTACGACGGagagctcaagaaggaggctTTGGTCACATTCCTCTCGCAAGCCGGAGCGCCCAACCCTGACCCAGCGCCTGCTAAGCCCAAGGCTgcaaagaaggaaaagaaagctGAGAAAAAGACTGAGAAGAAGACTGAGAAGAAgatcgagaagaaggccgattCATCCGAGTCGTCATCCACAGCCGAATCCGAGCCCGAGGTTCCAACACAAGAAgcccccgtcatcatcgagAAGGCCTTGcccattcccaccatcaactcccAGGAGAAGCTGATCAAAGAGTGCCTGACCGAAAAGTCTCACACCTGCGTCCTTGCCTTTGTCTCCAACAGCGAAAGCGactcggccaagaaggcaCTCGACAGCCTGGCCCAACTCTCCTTCAAATACGCCCAAGGCAAGCgcaacctcttccccttctacGAGGTACCCACCAGCATCAACGGCGCCGCCCCTCTCCTCAAGGCCCTCGATCTCACCAACGAGGTGgagatcatcgccatcaacgCCCGCAGGGGCTGGTGGCGCCACTTTGAGGGTGCCGACTTTGCGCACACCACGGTGGAGAGCTGGATCGACGCCATTCGTATGGGTGAGGGttccaagaagaagcttccCGAGGGCATTGTGGCCATCTCGGTGGAGCAGCCCACACCGGCTACTCCGGAGCCCGAGGCGGACCCGACTGCTGCGGACACCCCCGACGCGACTGAGGCCGCCACCAGCGAGGAACCCACTCCTCTCACTCCCGAAGAGAACGCCACTCGAGTTCCACCCGAGTCCTCCGCGACCGAGGCCACGGATCCCGAACCAGAGTGCCAGACTGGTGCTGCCGAGCAGTGCGGGGCCAGGCCTGCCGCAGAGCATGACGAGCTTTGA
- a CDS encoding hypothetical protein (antiSMASH:Cluster_3; COG:S; EggNog:ENOG503NXYH): MDAIPAAIKQADINLWKCAAKAVQLQNVKPIIAYWCEYWVVRQILAKQLHLADEETLNYTTTLMDKLEETKQKYAHEEAIMDDAASQAYVEQFAQETLDRAERVVKANKVTQQTATTFDAAATFFHLVNIWGTPDAETQQKIKYAKWNAARIVKAIKEGKDPNESNPKLEELEQPAPPPLDHNDPEVQGLTDTPYDAGPRSVTVEDVPDVDLRRDAAGVSLPQSPVSAGPPSAWGDELKLPGVPTQLNDPVPRSPSIPSPISPPSHNPANYQGAPDLPSPVTGPTWTQSQPSPLDTPPPVSWSQPPTQPPPTTGWTPSPAAQQQPYAPPSAPPTFAMNNPSTAAVASPPVSPPTNPYYMNMTPTAYTTHPPAPAAYAPAQSGLVDEAAMVGAQKHAKWAISALNFEDVPTAVKELRRALELLGAT, from the exons ATGGACGCCATTCCCGCGGCCATCAAACAGGCCGATATCAACCTCTGGAAATGCGCCGCCAAAGCTGTGCAGCTCCAAAATGTGAAGCCCATCATCGCGTACTGGTGTGAATACTGGGTGGTCAGACAAATTCTGGCGAAACAACTGCATCTTGCCGATGAAGAGACTCTCAACTATACAACCACCTTGATGgacaagctggaagag ACTAAGCAGAAATATGCCCACGAGGAAGCTATCATGGACGATGCCGCCAGCCAAGCCTATGTCGAACAATTCGCCCAAGAGACCCTCGACCGTGCCGAGAGAGTGGTCAAGGCCAACAAAGTTACCCAACAAACAGCGACGACGTTTGACGCAGCTGCTACCTTCTTTCACCTTGTTAATATCTGGGGGACTCCGGATGCAGAGACACAGCAAAAGATCAAATATGCCAAGTGGAACGCCGCGCGGATTGTCAAGGCGATCAAGGAAGGCAAGGACCCAAATGAGTCCAACCCAAAGCTGGAGGAACTCGAACAGCCCGCTCCCCCACCCTTGGACCACAATGATCCGGAAGTTCAGGGTCTGACGGACACGCCATACGACGCCGGGCCAAGATCAGTGACAGTGGAGGATGTTCCCGACGTGGATCTGCGTAGAGATGCTGCCGGCGTATCGTTACCGCAGAGCCCTGTTTCTGCCGGACCACCATCAGCGTGGGGGGATGAGCTCAAGTTACCAGGAGTGCCAACACAGCTCAATGATCCTGTGCCCAGATCGCCTTCTATTCCGTCACCAATCTCTCCACCGTCGCATAATCCAGCCAACTACCAAGGAGCCCCTGATCTGCCATCACCAGTTACCGGACCGACTTGGACGCAGTCGCAGCCTAGTCCATTGGACACGCCTCCTCCCGTATCATGGTCACAACCCCCgactcaaccacctcccaccaccggGTGGACGCCATCTCCTGcggctcaacaacagccctACGCCCCACCATCAGCGCCTCCAACCTTTGCTATGAACAACCCGTCGACAGCTGCAGTGGCTTCCCCGCCCGTCAGCCCTCCTACAAATCCTTATTACATGAACATGACACCAACAGCTTATACCACACATCCACCTGCGCCCGCCGCGTACGCACCTGCTCAAAGTGGCCTCGTGGACGAAGCTGCCATGGTTGGGGCTCAAAAGC